In Ostrinia nubilalis chromosome 6, ilOstNubi1.1, whole genome shotgun sequence, the genomic window cagccttactgtaCTGATCcgttttttatcaaaattaataattaatagttaTCTACTCCAAATattcgtaaaaataaaaatgtatcaataaattcattgataatatatttattgctttcatttgcagtcaaatacctgccttgtcctgcataaaaaaatgaCTTACACATGTTTGCACAGCAGACTATGacatacttattaaataattaaaataaaagaaagacaACATTTATATCAATTTCATTTAAGAACATGTACGAAGACTACGTAAGACTTGTGGTATGACTTCCAAATACGTAGCGTAAATATGCTACGGTAACGTAGGGCTACCGTAGATGTATTCCTATTTAGCAGTCTTATTTCAAACATTAGATGAAGAAGAGTCATCTTATAAGGAAGTAAAGATAACGATAGGTAGAGTCATGGGTTACTCGTACTATGACGCTCACTGATTACTACGAAGCTCACCGTGCCAGCTAGTATCTTTTGTATgtagttattatttaatgaaCGAGCGACAGCTTTCACATTCCCCagtttttcataataatttttcAAGGAAGGAAGGATCTTTGTGTCCGAAACTATACGAAAATAATCATGTACGGAACTCTAAAAACTTTATAACAAAGACAGCTGGTTAAGTAAATGTGTTGGCATATTtgctattttaataatatgctGCTATTTATTCAAGATGTAGTAGTTTTGTTTACATATGATAATAAGCAGGCATTTAGCAAAATAGGTACAGTTCATTCAGTTAGATATAGTGGCTGATGAGTGTTAATCATGTCAAGCAAGTTGCAAGAGAATAATGGTTACAAAAAAGATTATCACACTATAGATCAAAATGTGTTTGacggtgtgtttctattataatatttgatcAAATCAACCTCGCGTCAAATTTAAGCATTATGAAAGAATTGAAAAGAAACCGACAATATATTACGTAGTTCTCACTTGAGtatctttatttattgtttcaATTAGGATCAGAATTCAATGTATAATTTTCAGTTTCTAAATGGGGAACAAGACACAAGCAATGCGTCCTgttgtttttcatcctgaccATCGCCTACAGCATGCGGTCGTGCATGGGCGTGGCGCTGGTGGCCATGGCGCAGCACGCTGGAGCATCCGCGGCTAACGCAAGCGCACTCGGCGCCACGGCGGTGGCTAACGATAGCATCCTTGGTGCCACTCTCGCGGTTAATGGCAGCATCCTTGGCGCTACGCTCGCGGCCAACGGCAGCGATGAGCTGCAGATCAAGGGATTCTTTAATGTTCTACTGCTGTCGCCTCCAGTAAGTTTAAACATAACCTGTCATTTAATAAACGATGAAATAGTGAAAACTGAATAAATTCGAAGAACAAAATATAGAGTCAAGGAGTGATCCTTGCTGTGAAGCAACGGCGTAAATTGAAAGCTATAGGCTAAATAATTGAAGTGATTAATTAAATGTTTCAGTACCCCAAATTCAAGTGGAGTAAAAAAGTGCAGGACACGGTGATATCGGCCTTCTTCTGGGGGTACATGGCGCTGCAGGTGCCGGGCGGCCACCTCTCGTACAAGTTCGGCTCGCGCTACTTGCTGTTCGGCGCTCTCATGAGCAACTGTGTGTTAGCCCTGATCTTCCCAATTGGTTCTTATTACGTGAGTATAGCCACTAGTTCAATATTTATACCGAATTTAGTATGATAATCTCTCTATCGTACCTTCGGAAATATAGAAATCGCTTTAGCGAATTTATTACCTAAAATTCAGAAGAAAAAGCAGTTGGgttttaacttttattattttcttctttcaTTCTACGCGTTAATTCTCGTATACCCTACCCTGTCATTCCTGTcgttgaaataaaatttaacattTATGTTTAGGGAGGCTGGATATTCGCGCTAGTATGCAGGATGGGGCAGGGCCTGAGCCAGGCCTGCATCCTGCCCAGCTTCCACACGATGCTCGGCAAGTGGTCGCCGCTGGAGGAAAGAGGGAGAATGAGTGCTATCATTTACGGAGGTACTTTTTATACAAATTGTTTGCTTTCTTGTGATGACACTGTTTTTTTTAAGTGGAAGAGTGTACTCGTATTGTAGTCTTTAGTGTAGTGTAGTAGTGGTGGATCAAGAAAGATCTTGGAAAATCTGATGATCCAGATTCAGTTTCAAAATCGGACTCGGACTCGTGACTTCTTTCAACATTATTCGCGATTTTCTTGTCTTTCAGGTCAAGCTCTGGGCACAGTGTTGGGGCTGCCTATAACCGGATTTATAGCGTCTTCACCAATATTAGGCTGGCCTGGGATTTTCCGGTTCTACGGCATTATGTCTGGAATCATCGCTGTCGTCGTGTGGTTTTTCCTAGCAGACTCTCCGGCGGTACATAAAACCATATCAGTGGCTGAAAGAAGGTACATTGAAGAATCGTTACGACAGAAATCTGATAACAAGGTATTAATCATTTCTTTACCATTCAGGAAAGTTTTAATCCAAATTTCTTTTGATATCACATTGCTCGGCTATGTTAACAAAAGGATAAAGTCGTTAGTGGGCACAATTGCCATGGGTAGGCAGCGCATCATAGTAggaataattattatcatagtAGTGACACAAAATAGGCAGTGATTTTACATATACATTCGCTTTAATGTGgttttattatacatagtttGCCTGGGATCGGTTATCTGATATAAACTAGTAATTGGAAGATAACACGCGGAACTTGTTTTCTTAAAGCTACCGCAGTGGAACGTGATGATTCCCTTGAGTATTTGAATATCATGATAAAAGATAAAGTAACACATACGCACGAGATGAAAATAATGACTGGAGAAATATTTGTGATGTAGTTACCTAATACCTTTTTTGGCGCCCGTTAACTTTGGaactttgtattttatttcattttatttttggtatTTTGCCTGCGTTGATCAAATCATAAAAATCTATTCATTTTCCCACACAAACTTTACAGCTGATCAGATCATAAGAATGGAAAACAATTGAAATCTTCGGTGTTGGTTCCACACACAGCAAAAACATGTTGCACCAGAGCCAGCCTGCGCGCTCAGATCGGATAGGATTTACTTTTCACACTGCGGGCGTTTCAGAAGCAACTGGCGGTCCCGTGGAGGAGCATCCTGAGCAGCCGCGCCATGCTGGCCATCGTGGTGGCGCACGTGGGCAGCACGTGGGGGCAGGTCATCCTGTACTCCGAGGTGCCGGCCTACATGGACCAGGTCATGGGGGTTAACATCAAAGCTGTGAGTTCAAACAAAGAATAAGTTCGTAcgacaaatgacgtccacagggGGACAAAAGcatccccaaggatttccataaagaccagtccttcgctgcccgcattcaggttattCCAAGAGCCTTTACACCGctagtcggtccacctagtaggggacctgcccacgttacgtcttccagccagtggtcgccactcgataaCTTTTTTGCCCCATCGGTCATCAGCTCTACCAGCTGCCACTTTaatttagcaattctgcgggctattatgtcagtcactttgatTTTACAGAATGAGAAGGTACTAGTGTTCATATAGTACATAGATAACACACTGTACTACCGTTTCTAGAGCCACCACCATGGCTGCCTACATTACATACacattagggggcgtccataaattacgtgagacttttagggggggggggggagggggtcaacaaaaacctcactaaatctcacgtgggggagagggggggtctcaggaaatatcacgtaattttttccgcaagaaatagagaaatagagtttgccagaaaactgggtttaaatcttaagtaaaaaaattggccaagtgcgtgtcgtgccacgcgctgtccgtcgttaacaaaatatatttcagaagcaagcaattacttcatctaaagtcgcttttaatattttcctctaaggaatttttattagatatgaaattttataataaggtCAATGCGGGGAAGTCCGGCATACTTTATTGAGAATTCATAAAACAACCATATTTATACTTTGATATTAATCCTAATTTCATTTTGATTAAAAGAAATGGAGAACATGTACTGTATTATATAATATGATatgatttaatgaaatttgctgcgcttatttttataaagaaaagcattttttttaaaacgtgGCGTATAGACGGACTTCCCCATGCTTTTGGGGTAAGTCCGTCGACTACATTTATAATCTTTCATTCTAAAGATTAATGTATATGCGTATTTGAAATCGATTTGAATATAAATGTCAGTTAAATATGAACCTTAACGCCTAAGATACAAGATTGCAATCGTGTTTTATATCGCTGTAATTGTAAAGTGAGGCAAGTCCGTCATACTTTTAAGGTCAGGGGTTGTCAGCCTATAAATAGACATAAATAAATGTACCgagtaaaacaatattttatgatgtttgcttataattatttatttaaaaaaaacaagacaatGCAAAAATCACATAAaccttaaaattaaatagttttattaataaaataattatttatcatcTTTAACTGCCACTTCTGAAGCCACTGAGCAATAGTATTACACTTTAAGGTGCAACAAGATGGAAAATTATGACTCAACGATGGGAAGTACAGTAATTTCTCATTCTAGTGTAGATAATTCTTCTTTagataattcttaattctttGTACTTATacaattacttttaatttaattattaatataatcAGTCATTTATTATCACCCCCGAGAACAGgaatttataacaaaaaataaacaaatttattataataaccaTAATGATCGGAAAGCTTATTAATTCTTAATACTTTCTTTTTGGCAGCTTATTATCacatataataattaattaggttaAAAAAAGACAGGgctggtttttttttatttatattatggtATTCCATTCAAAGTCACGTAATGACCAACCATTTCTAACACCTCTTGTCTGCTCAATCCAAATCCGTAACGTTCCATTTTATGCAGATATGATGCTAGTTTATGTTCGGTTTCTTGAGAAAGAGCTGTGCATCTTTCGAGAGTATTAGATTTTACTCTTTTCTTATTGACATGGTCCATAATCGTCATTCTCGGTATGTTATAAATTTGGGCTGCCTTGAATCCACTTAACTCTCCGTTTCTAACAGCACGCACGGCATCTTGTAACTTTTCTTTTGAATAAGAAGCTTTATCTCTCTTTCT contains:
- the LOC135072863 gene encoding putative inorganic phosphate cotransporter, encoding MSSKLQENNGYKKDYHTIDQNVFDVSKWGTRHKQCVLLFFILTIAYSMRSCMGVALVAMAQHAGASAANASALGATAVANDSILGATLAVNGSILGATLAANGSDELQIKGFFNVLLLSPPYPKFKWSKKVQDTVISAFFWGYMALQVPGGHLSYKFGSRYLLFGALMSNCVLALIFPIGSYYGGWIFALVCRMGQGLSQACILPSFHTMLGKWSPLEERGRMSAIIYGGQALGTVLGLPITGFIASSPILGWPGIFRFYGIMSGIIAVVVWFFLADSPAVHKTISVAERRYIEESLRQKSDNKKQLAVPWRSILSSRAMLAIVVAHVGSTWGQVILYSEVPAYMDQVMGVNIKANGLLTALPFFVMFFFNFFFSWLSDMMIVKKYFSITHTRKIANCIAYVPAAIGFIALAYAPQNIYVVESILVIICCFKVAGHVGFHVNHIDISPNFAGVMMGISNFSANAVSSFAPIIAGLVLTDPTDKDLWKIVFFIAAGLYLFTNTVYLLLGTAEPADWNEPAEYARVAAGDDALENEPDSIMETGAVNSGYKDGTSAYEDSENIKMMKM